A DNA window from Schistocerca gregaria isolate iqSchGreg1 chromosome 2, iqSchGreg1.2, whole genome shotgun sequence contains the following coding sequences:
- the LOC126334489 gene encoding PI-PLC X domain-containing protein 3-like isoform X1: MIKEKYGDSDTATSPVILDLENWMSDLPEELQNLPIICLAIPGTHDSGSSSITRMSPIAPDSGPLVRRLGKIFGPIVKFLVYNWVVTQQTSLTEQLKYGIRYFDLRVATKKNCKELYFVHGLYGSEISSLLQEVRAFLDTHQGEVVILDFQHFYNFSIEDHSQLVSLLDCIFNSMICPAISDVKSISLSWMREKGFQVIVIYRDAAGQGFWPARRWPTPWPDTTSPQKMLTFLTETLNRRPAGSGFVSQCVLTPNVKFVLCNPLSTLKKTCGDPCNRAVLPWIEKQCPGPAGINVIIADFVHAEGFPFTETVILLNLRLLQNNRESEKTNYEMEIYSSEN; encoded by the exons ATGATCAAAGAAAAATACGGCGATTCGGACACAGCTACTAGTCCGGTCATTCTCGATTTAGAGAATTGGATGTCAGACCTTCCAGAAGAGTTGCAAAATTTGCCGATAATATGTCTGGCAATACCAG GTACTCATGACTCCGGTAGCAGCTCTATTACTCGAATGTCACCCATTGCCCCGGATTCTGGACCCCTTGTGCGGAGATTGGGGAAGATATTTGGACCAATTGTTAAATTCCTGGTTTACAACTGGGTTGTCACTCAGCAAACGTCTCTTACTGAACAACTGAAATATGGTATCAG ATATTTTGATTTGCGAGTTGCAACAAAGAAGAACTGTAAGGAACTTTACTTTGTACATGGTTTGTACGGCAGTGAGATAAGTTCGCTGTTACAAGAAGTGCGTGCATTTCTTGACACACATCAAGGAGAAGTGGTGATTCTTGACTTccaacatttttataatttctcaatTGAAGATCATAGTCAGCTTGTATCACTTTTGGATTGTATCTTTAATAGCATGATCTGTCCTGCTATTAGTGATGTGAAAAGTATTAGTCTTTCTTGGATGAGAGAGAAAGGGTTCCAAGTGATTGTAATATACAGGGATGCTGCAGGGCAAGGGTTTTGGCCAGCACGGCGCTGGCCTACTCCCTGGCCAGATACGACATCCCCACAGAAGATGCTTACCTTCCTCACAGAGACACTGAATCGTCGTCCAGCAGGATCTGGGTTTGTTAGTCAGTGTGTACTTACACCTAATGTAAAGTTTGTACTGTGTAATCCATTATCCACATTGAAGAAAACATGCGGTGACCCGTGCAACCGAGCTGTACTGCCTTGGATAGAAAAACAGTGCCCTGGTCCTGCTGGAATCAATGTCATCATAGCTGACTTCGTACACGCCGAAGGTTTCCCATTCACAGAGACAGTTATCCTGCTTAACCTAAGACTGTTGCAAAATAATCGAGAATCTGAGAAGACAAACTACGAAATGGAAATTTATAGCTCAGAAAATTAA
- the LOC126334489 gene encoding PI-PLC X domain-containing protein 3-like isoform X2 — MVPEFLFCVFHTPFGTHDSGSSSITRMSPIAPDSGPLVRRLGKIFGPIVKFLVYNWVVTQQTSLTEQLKYGIRYFDLRVATKKNCKELYFVHGLYGSEISSLLQEVRAFLDTHQGEVVILDFQHFYNFSIEDHSQLVSLLDCIFNSMICPAISDVKSISLSWMREKGFQVIVIYRDAAGQGFWPARRWPTPWPDTTSPQKMLTFLTETLNRRPAGSGFVSQCVLTPNVKFVLCNPLSTLKKTCGDPCNRAVLPWIEKQCPGPAGINVIIADFVHAEGFPFTETVILLNLRLLQNNRESEKTNYEMEIYSSEN, encoded by the exons ATGGTTCCAGAATTTTTATTTTGCGTGTTTCATACACCATTTG GTACTCATGACTCCGGTAGCAGCTCTATTACTCGAATGTCACCCATTGCCCCGGATTCTGGACCCCTTGTGCGGAGATTGGGGAAGATATTTGGACCAATTGTTAAATTCCTGGTTTACAACTGGGTTGTCACTCAGCAAACGTCTCTTACTGAACAACTGAAATATGGTATCAG ATATTTTGATTTGCGAGTTGCAACAAAGAAGAACTGTAAGGAACTTTACTTTGTACATGGTTTGTACGGCAGTGAGATAAGTTCGCTGTTACAAGAAGTGCGTGCATTTCTTGACACACATCAAGGAGAAGTGGTGATTCTTGACTTccaacatttttataatttctcaatTGAAGATCATAGTCAGCTTGTATCACTTTTGGATTGTATCTTTAATAGCATGATCTGTCCTGCTATTAGTGATGTGAAAAGTATTAGTCTTTCTTGGATGAGAGAGAAAGGGTTCCAAGTGATTGTAATATACAGGGATGCTGCAGGGCAAGGGTTTTGGCCAGCACGGCGCTGGCCTACTCCCTGGCCAGATACGACATCCCCACAGAAGATGCTTACCTTCCTCACAGAGACACTGAATCGTCGTCCAGCAGGATCTGGGTTTGTTAGTCAGTGTGTACTTACACCTAATGTAAAGTTTGTACTGTGTAATCCATTATCCACATTGAAGAAAACATGCGGTGACCCGTGCAACCGAGCTGTACTGCCTTGGATAGAAAAACAGTGCCCTGGTCCTGCTGGAATCAATGTCATCATAGCTGACTTCGTACACGCCGAAGGTTTCCCATTCACAGAGACAGTTATCCTGCTTAACCTAAGACTGTTGCAAAATAATCGAGAATCTGAGAAGACAAACTACGAAATGGAAATTTATAGCTCAGAAAATTAA